The Humulus lupulus chromosome 4, drHumLupu1.1, whole genome shotgun sequence genome has a window encoding:
- the LOC133832635 gene encoding uncharacterized protein LOC133832635, whose amino-acid sequence MDNKNSFFATFVYGFNDEEGRKSLRKGLQEMARLDPWVVLGDFNDILHRDERIGDRARHNLNNEFLNCISSCQLDDVKYSGNFYTWSNKQQGTDKIYSKIDRVMVNQAWMDKFPNAEAIFHNEGLFDHTPAVLTVHPDIPSGKKPFKYYRMWSSHPQYHQEVCRGWHQKVTGTKMYQIVSKLKNLKSIFKELNKKGYSEIHMTYVQAKEKLSDCQNKMHRDPLNVILQSQELEARQQYAAVQKNYSSFLSQKAKVAWVKEGDENSAFFHSSIRERRSLNRICSIINAEGTRVDTPDEVTEAFLSYYQSLLGTQMLKRHRVRKAVMAQ is encoded by the coding sequence ATGGACAATAAGAATAGTTTTTTTGCCACTTTTGTATATGGATTTAATGATGAGGAGGGGAGGAAAAGTTTAAGGAAAGGATTACAGGAGATGGCTAGATTGGACCCATGGGTTGTGCTTGGAGACTTTAATGATATTTTACACAGAGATGAGAGAATTGGGGATAGAGCTCGGCACAACTTGAATAATGAATTTCTTAATTGTATATCTAGTTGTCAGTTGGATGATGTCAAATATAGTGGAAACTTCTACACTTGGAGTAATAAGCAGCAAGGAACCGATAAAATATACTCCAAAATTGACAGAGTTATGGTGAATCAAGCTTGGATGGACAAATTTCCAAATGCTGAAGCTATTTTTCATAATGAAGGCTTATTTGACCACACACCAGCAGTTCTTACAGTGCATCCTGATATACCTAGTGGAAAGAAACCATTCAAGTACTATAGAATGTGGTCTTCTCATCCTCAATATCATCAAGAAGTGTGTAGGGGGTGGCATCAAAAGGTTACAGGGACAAAAATGTACCAAATTGTGTCTAAACTGAAGAATCTTAAGTCCATCTTTAAGGAGCTGAACAAGAAGGGTTATTCAGAGATTCATATGACCTATGTGCAAGCTAAAGAGAAGTTAAGTGACTGTCAAAATAAAATGCATCGTGACCCTCTGAATGTTATTCTACAGAGTCAAGAATTGGAAGCCAGACAACAGTATGCAGCAGTACAGAAAAATTATAGCTCTTTTTTGTCCCAAAAAGCTAAGGTTGCTTGGGTCAAAGAAGGTGATGAAAACTCTGCATTTTTTCACTCTAGTATCAGAGAAAGAAGGTCCCTAAATAGGATATGTTCTATTATTAATGCAGAAGGGACTAGGGTGGACACTCCTGATGAAGTTACTGAAGCTTTTCTCTCTTATTATCAGTCTTTGTTGGGTACTCAAATGCTCAAGAGGCATCGAGTTAGAAAGGCTGTTATGGCTCAATGA